One segment of Rubripirellula amarantea DNA contains the following:
- a CDS encoding sensor histidine kinase has product MFERRSLRAPITLGVVMIILVVILTAVWIAGNFLGIYGLESTSLFYALLATGTILLAVILAGVIAYLTLTVKAFNLNRRQSNFIDAVTHELKSPIASLKLYLQTMNLRVVDEQQQKDFHQFMLEDVERLDSLISHLLDAARIERGGEPASEEIVRLDDLLRQCGEATCARYRLSNETVDVKSDPIYLRSQLIQLEILFRNLIDNAVKYGGSPPEVEVSTRVEPNNQVSVYIRDNGAGIPANQRRKIFGRFVRLGSELERSTPGTGLGLYLVRTVTKELGGTVRVGDRSEGSGTQFEVTLGPVVAADTASPSDVEVRADPNAEPQLRSS; this is encoded by the coding sequence GTGTTTGAAAGACGTTCATTGCGAGCGCCCATCACCCTAGGTGTGGTGATGATCATCTTGGTGGTGATCCTGACTGCGGTTTGGATCGCGGGCAATTTCCTTGGGATTTACGGCTTAGAATCAACGTCGTTGTTCTATGCCCTGCTGGCGACGGGCACGATTTTGTTGGCCGTGATATTAGCGGGGGTGATCGCGTATCTGACTTTGACCGTCAAAGCGTTCAATCTCAATCGGCGGCAATCGAATTTCATCGACGCGGTGACCCACGAACTGAAAAGTCCGATCGCGTCTTTGAAGTTGTATTTGCAGACCATGAATCTGCGGGTCGTTGATGAACAGCAGCAAAAGGACTTTCACCAGTTCATGCTTGAGGATGTCGAGCGACTTGATTCGCTAATCAGTCATTTGCTGGACGCGGCCCGCATTGAACGTGGCGGCGAACCGGCGAGCGAAGAGATCGTTCGGTTGGATGATCTGCTGCGGCAATGCGGTGAGGCGACGTGCGCGAGATATCGTTTGTCGAATGAGACGGTCGACGTCAAGTCAGACCCCATTTACTTGCGGAGCCAGTTGATTCAGTTAGAAATATTGTTTCGCAACTTGATCGACAATGCAGTTAAGTATGGAGGCTCGCCGCCTGAAGTCGAAGTTTCCACCCGCGTCGAACCAAACAACCAGGTGAGCGTTTATATTCGCGACAATGGAGCTGGAATCCCTGCCAACCAACGTCGTAAGATCTTCGGGCGTTTTGTCCGGCTTGGAAGCGAGCTTGAACGAAGTACCCCCGGAACGGGATTAGGTTTGTACTTGGTCCGGACTGTCACCAAGGAATTAGGGGGCACAGTTCGTGTTGGCGATCGTTCGGAAGGTTCGGGGACCCAGTTTGAAGTTACATTGGGCCCTGTGGTCGCTGCAGACACGGCTTCTCCATCCGATGTGGAGGTGCGTGCAGATCCCAATGCAGAGCCTCAACTGAGGTCGTCTTGA
- a CDS encoding ABC transporter ATP-binding protein translates to MRKTYGKWSLTNRRQQVEALCGVTLDAYAGEVFGLLGPNGAGKTTLIKTLLGVVKPTSGSASLFGSPVGSSASRKRVGYLPESLRVDRHHTARSALNFYGRLSQMDTASIHRRSDELLELVGLRGRDRESVRRFSKGMYQRLGLAQALMHDPDLLVLDEPTDGLDPVGRNEVRKVIERLRDLGKTIFLNSHILQEVELVCTRVAIMARGNILAIGPIETLRASNLVGSYITISVASPDRDLDASARDQALSRLRECFSGLDSASVEFSRLPNAEQMKIMPKTAGAIDQHRLDDLVDQLRGNGFSIVHLEFNQPSLEDTFMSLVGETDRS, encoded by the coding sequence ATGCGAAAGACGTACGGAAAGTGGTCGCTGACCAATCGACGGCAGCAGGTCGAAGCATTGTGCGGTGTGACGCTCGACGCATACGCGGGCGAAGTGTTTGGACTGCTCGGGCCTAATGGAGCGGGTAAGACGACACTTATCAAAACGCTTTTGGGCGTCGTTAAGCCAACGTCCGGTAGCGCTTCGCTGTTTGGTTCGCCGGTGGGATCCTCCGCATCTCGAAAGCGAGTGGGATACCTTCCCGAATCCTTACGTGTTGACCGTCACCACACCGCGAGATCCGCGTTGAATTTTTATGGTCGACTCAGCCAAATGGACACCGCATCGATCCATCGACGCAGTGACGAACTGCTGGAACTGGTCGGACTTCGAGGACGTGATCGAGAATCCGTTCGTCGATTCAGCAAAGGGATGTACCAGCGACTCGGTTTGGCTCAAGCTCTGATGCATGACCCCGATTTGCTTGTATTGGATGAGCCTACGGATGGGCTTGATCCGGTGGGTCGAAACGAAGTTCGTAAAGTCATCGAGCGACTGCGAGACCTTGGAAAAACCATTTTCCTTAATAGCCATATTCTTCAAGAAGTTGAACTCGTCTGCACTCGAGTCGCGATTATGGCGCGAGGCAACATTCTTGCGATCGGTCCCATCGAAACGCTTCGAGCCAGCAACTTGGTTGGGTCGTACATCACTATCAGCGTTGCATCGCCGGACCGTGATCTTGATGCCAGTGCCCGCGACCAAGCTTTGAGTCGACTGCGTGAGTGTTTTTCGGGTTTGGATTCCGCAAGTGTTGAGTTCTCACGATTGCCAAATGCCGAGCAAATGAAGATCATGCCCAAGACAGCAGGTGCGATTGATCAGCATCGCCTCGACGATCTTGTCGACCAACTTCGTGGAAACGGATTTTCGATTGTGCATTTAGAATTCAATCAACCCTCGTTGGAGGACACATTCATGAGTCTGGTAGGGGAAACCGACCGCTCATGA
- a CDS encoding BON domain-containing protein, whose product MIKTPNKDVADAANAALAKSSVRELRMIRVDRSNNDLQLTGSVRSFYHKQLAQEAVRSVACGLRVINRVDVAS is encoded by the coding sequence ATGATTAAGACACCTAATAAAGACGTTGCCGATGCGGCTAACGCCGCGTTGGCGAAAAGCTCAGTTCGCGAATTGCGTATGATCCGCGTGGATCGAAGCAACAATGACTTGCAGCTAACTGGCAGCGTTCGCAGTTTCTACCACAAGCAACTCGCTCAAGAGGCCGTGCGAAGCGTCGCATGCGGTTTGCGAGTCATCAACCGAGTGGACGTCGCGTCTTAA
- a CDS encoding response regulator transcription factor, protein MVHQHSHILVVEDEKHLGVGIKYNLEAEGYRVTLVEDGPTALRILDGAGDSIDLVVLDLMLPGMSGYSVCEAIRDGGIEIPVLMLSARTLAEDRTRGFDAGANQYMSKPFELDELLSRIKNLLQVRARASKVSQRPAGARLSAEKITQVSFGSVKANFDTHEVEVDGELVRMTPKELKLLKYFVENEGRVISREELLREVWGVSGNLQTRAVDQFIARLRKIFEPDSTAPIHLLTIRDAGYRFVFEPKQGG, encoded by the coding sequence GTGGTTCATCAGCATTCCCATATCTTGGTTGTCGAAGACGAGAAGCACCTCGGTGTAGGCATTAAGTACAACCTCGAAGCCGAAGGTTATCGTGTAACCCTGGTCGAGGATGGTCCGACGGCCCTGCGCATCCTCGATGGAGCGGGCGATTCCATTGATCTTGTCGTTCTGGATTTGATGTTGCCGGGCATGAGTGGCTATTCCGTGTGCGAAGCCATCCGTGACGGTGGGATTGAAATTCCCGTCTTGATGTTGTCCGCACGAACCTTGGCCGAAGATCGGACGCGAGGTTTCGATGCCGGTGCAAACCAATACATGAGCAAGCCTTTCGAGCTCGATGAATTGTTAAGCCGGATTAAGAACTTGTTGCAAGTCAGAGCCCGAGCCAGCAAGGTTAGTCAGCGTCCCGCCGGCGCCCGACTCTCCGCGGAAAAAATAACGCAGGTTAGCTTCGGTAGCGTCAAAGCGAACTTTGACACTCACGAGGTCGAAGTCGATGGCGAGCTCGTCCGAATGACGCCCAAAGAATTGAAGTTGCTGAAGTACTTCGTTGAAAATGAAGGACGCGTGATCAGTCGCGAAGAGTTGTTGCGTGAAGTGTGGGGAGTCTCAGGGAATCTGCAAACGCGAGCGGTGGATCAGTTCATCGCCCGACTGCGCAAAATATTTGAGCCTGATAGTACCGCCCCAATTCATCTGCTGACGATTCGAGACGCGGGCTACCGGTTTGTCTTTGAGCCAAAGCAAGGCGGCTAG
- a CDS encoding GGDEF domain-containing protein, producing MIWLDYFIPLSCGGGGVACGWVMNALSRQGAPPNVPRKTAAAELATESVPVETMEAKQKRIAAVAEQLQSYAKTMAADVDAHQTRVKEVNHTLTNNQTQAPEAVLEAIHELIASNETMQNQLQDAHDRIHEQALQIESAERRAETDALTRVANRAAFDKHLQSQHALGTGKAGSLAMLDVDHFKKFNDVYGHRAGDEVLRVVAGMMHSRLNKHGLVARYGGEEFAIILDGKSLEEASLLVESARMAISQREILFEGKRLRVTASVGVAALESDESIEQWVQRADDGLYRSKEKGRDCGHSMKRSKATLIQAKRISNLASPDQAPERESASIEAASIDLDDVFSLDDDEMIGGSEGEQASKNSPPSDPSTSETVAAGPLASLPNHNALRETFEDILKRAQTSASMSIMAISCNGPANSTTMRSLVQIVRATLRSVDRLGYENDSTLLVCMPSVDPSTAQARGLQICRSAGAVGIKQTDTGENMVSVGIAPAAEESDFEEIVRAAMDMSVRGRVPGMRPVVFADAVTTT from the coding sequence ATGATTTGGCTCGATTATTTCATTCCGCTTAGTTGCGGTGGCGGAGGTGTTGCTTGCGGTTGGGTCATGAACGCCCTCAGCCGACAAGGCGCACCACCGAACGTTCCTCGAAAAACCGCTGCGGCGGAACTTGCAACCGAGTCGGTTCCCGTCGAAACGATGGAAGCCAAGCAAAAACGCATTGCGGCAGTGGCAGAGCAATTACAGTCCTATGCCAAGACGATGGCAGCAGACGTCGACGCTCATCAAACTCGCGTCAAAGAGGTCAATCACACGTTGACCAATAATCAAACCCAGGCTCCCGAAGCGGTGCTTGAAGCCATTCACGAGCTGATCGCGTCGAACGAAACGATGCAAAATCAGCTTCAGGATGCTCACGACCGCATTCATGAACAAGCATTGCAGATTGAGTCAGCGGAACGACGAGCAGAGACCGATGCCCTGACCCGCGTGGCCAACCGCGCCGCCTTTGATAAGCATTTGCAATCTCAACACGCTCTTGGAACCGGGAAGGCCGGTTCGCTGGCGATGCTCGATGTCGACCACTTCAAGAAATTCAACGATGTGTACGGCCACCGTGCGGGCGATGAGGTCTTGAGAGTCGTCGCTGGTATGATGCACTCACGATTGAACAAACACGGTCTTGTGGCTCGATACGGTGGCGAGGAGTTCGCGATCATTTTGGATGGCAAGAGCTTGGAAGAAGCCTCCCTGCTTGTCGAATCCGCCCGCATGGCAATTAGTCAGCGTGAGATTCTGTTTGAAGGAAAACGGCTTCGCGTAACTGCATCAGTCGGCGTCGCCGCTCTGGAGTCCGACGAATCCATCGAACAATGGGTTCAACGTGCTGATGATGGTCTCTATCGGTCCAAGGAGAAAGGACGAGACTGCGGCCACAGCATGAAACGCTCCAAAGCCACCCTGATCCAAGCAAAACGAATCAGTAACCTGGCTTCGCCTGATCAAGCACCCGAACGAGAATCTGCGTCCATCGAAGCGGCTTCGATCGACTTGGACGACGTCTTTTCCCTCGATGATGACGAAATGATCGGCGGTAGCGAAGGCGAACAGGCGAGCAAAAACTCTCCGCCGAGCGATCCTTCGACCTCAGAGACCGTGGCGGCGGGACCTCTTGCCAGCCTGCCTAATCACAACGCATTACGAGAGACGTTTGAAGACATCCTCAAGCGGGCTCAGACCAGTGCGTCGATGTCGATCATGGCGATCTCATGCAATGGTCCGGCTAACTCAACAACGATGCGATCCTTAGTTCAGATTGTTCGAGCGACCCTGCGTTCCGTGGACCGCCTGGGCTACGAGAACGATTCAACATTGCTGGTGTGCATGCCTTCGGTGGATCCGTCGACTGCTCAAGCCAGAGGACTTCAGATTTGTCGCTCAGCGGGTGCAGTGGGCATCAAACAAACGGACACTGGCGAGAACATGGTTTCCGTCGGCATTGCCCCTGCGGCCGAGGAAAGTGACTTTGAAGAAATCGTCAGAGCGGCAATGGACATGTCCGTTCGCGGACGCGTGCCCGGCATGCGGCCGGTTGTCTTTGCTGATGCCGTGACAACAACCTAA
- a CDS encoding MerC domain-containing protein: protein MSNSLFHPDFASNQPNKALVGCRCDDGTTGQSTDRLGILLSLACAIHCLCLPFLLAALPWMTSVRFLANPVVHQLAAVACTVIIFRAIWPGLKRGNDATVEILAATGLALLLAAAFVLPAACCDEQCRRPDSSAAVAGMIWSHSLISANAITSWFGPSVMAMVSFIQVWMTPVGGILIATAHGLNLRKR, encoded by the coding sequence GTGTCGAACTCGCTTTTCCATCCTGATTTCGCCTCCAACCAGCCAAACAAGGCTTTGGTCGGCTGTCGTTGCGATGACGGTACGACTGGTCAGAGTACAGATCGGCTGGGGATTTTACTTTCACTGGCTTGCGCGATCCACTGCCTTTGTCTTCCATTCTTGCTTGCAGCTTTGCCATGGATGACATCAGTGCGATTTTTGGCAAACCCGGTCGTGCACCAACTTGCCGCAGTTGCCTGTACTGTCATCATTTTTCGAGCAATTTGGCCGGGACTCAAGCGTGGCAACGACGCGACGGTTGAAATTCTTGCCGCGACGGGATTAGCGTTACTATTGGCGGCGGCCTTTGTGTTGCCCGCAGCCTGCTGCGACGAACAGTGTCGTCGGCCCGATAGCTCCGCAGCCGTTGCTGGAATGATTTGGAGCCACTCACTGATCTCTGCCAACGCGATCACGTCTTGGTTTGGCCCCAGTGTTATGGCGATGGTCAGTTTCATCCAAGTTTGGATGACTCCCGTAGGCGGGATCCTAATCGCCACGGCTCACGGATTGAACTTGCGAAAGCGGTAG
- a CDS encoding PVC-type heme-binding CxxCH protein — MLEAVVAVRARLSATIVAFLVLFPPFAVAETPSANEIKIEPNQRIALVGNSTAERMNLFGHFETRLQLRLADKQPVIRNFGWPADAVSIQQRPGNYTQIDDPYLVFRPDMLVCFFGFNESFDGRDEATLAKFASDYRKYIDSETKRLAVDGRNPRFVLVSPVAFESSGNPVQPDGVEENKNLEAYAAVVKEVAQTDGHGFVDLFHPTSQAFAETPGTQFTINGIHLNEDGDSLVAEILERELFGPAVTSTNADTFERIRKIVNEKSWLHLQDYRMLNGWYVYGGRRTWDTETFPGEFQKIRKMVDVRDRYLWDLATGNPVPDEPDDSGTGEVFIPETMFGSRDDSFREMREPKTLEYPTPEASISQMTIPEGFEVKLFASEREFPELANPTQTEFDSRGRLWVSCMVNYPQWLPGKVKPDDRLLIFEDTDNDGKADVCKTFYDKLICPTGFEFYKDGVLVIDEPRILFLRDTDGDDVADEVTHLLDGIGTDDTHHAMGAWEYSPGGRLHMLEGIAMSTTLETPWGPKRQNGASGAYVWDLESQRISHFRTPGQYNPWCLVFDKDGNGIIGDGTNAQQHWTNILSSGEVDTRSSVDAIFNNEGIRPAAGNEILRTRQFPDDYHNQLIYACVINLHGMPAFEIGDDADTCGLTGKRVDNFLESTDMFFRPVDPKIGPDGALWFGDWCNALIGHMQYSQRDPNRDHQHGRIYRMFYKDKPLLPVVTQAYRSIEEVIEQLTAFETRTRYRARRELLGRDRDEVLAAIDAWTKSSQDPDALREALWVQEMMHAVDRDLVERLLAEKDFRYRAAAIHVIGNEWRYLQNPNELLWKGAQDEHPRVRLETVRAASLQPTEEAVQIAVSVAAESRDKWIDYVLEHALQALGPIWEKADDERLMASLSPAAKTFLNDYKIARGPGADVHKPLKVLVNVDAKANDKQKALLEVVAAAKGDRDVGKTVFTRVCAACHQHGELGKKFGPQLSGLGDRMSKEEIIRSIVWPNESIAKGYETIMVLDFDGVATNGFILSEDDDQITLGIADGKQKTILKDDIEIRKDMNASSMPEGLTETIAPKEFLDLLAFLMGDWIATNPNLDYNLQSNNGLKEVSRQTHVKLGPGFPAGLNEEATHLLSHEGVRNYSFAVHSPNKPTDQNFVVIRFNEPTKVGHVKIFNRRDAVFHDRAKGIAMWTSNDGVEWTQVWHSDEAYPDWSFGLSMDQPIKYAKIGLTKPGIFHIDRVTFYGEIVPEQE, encoded by the coding sequence ATGCTTGAAGCAGTTGTCGCTGTTCGCGCTCGTCTTAGCGCCACGATTGTCGCCTTCCTTGTCTTATTCCCCCCTTTCGCGGTTGCCGAAACACCTTCGGCAAACGAGATAAAGATCGAACCCAATCAACGCATTGCGTTGGTTGGCAACTCGACCGCTGAACGGATGAACCTTTTTGGCCACTTCGAAACTCGTCTGCAGTTGCGTTTGGCGGACAAGCAGCCGGTCATTCGAAACTTTGGCTGGCCCGCCGATGCGGTGTCCATTCAACAGCGTCCCGGAAACTACACGCAGATTGACGACCCGTATCTGGTGTTCCGTCCCGATATGTTGGTCTGCTTCTTTGGTTTCAACGAATCATTCGATGGTCGCGACGAAGCCACGCTCGCTAAGTTCGCAAGCGACTATCGCAAGTACATTGATTCGGAAACTAAACGATTGGCAGTCGATGGCCGCAATCCTCGGTTTGTTTTGGTATCGCCCGTTGCCTTTGAAAGCAGCGGAAATCCGGTGCAACCAGATGGTGTGGAGGAAAACAAGAACCTTGAAGCCTACGCGGCAGTCGTTAAAGAGGTTGCCCAAACCGACGGGCATGGATTCGTGGACCTGTTCCATCCGACCTCGCAAGCCTTTGCTGAAACACCGGGCACTCAGTTCACTATCAACGGCATTCACTTAAATGAAGATGGCGACTCGTTGGTTGCCGAAATCCTTGAACGCGAGTTATTTGGTCCGGCCGTCACGTCGACCAACGCTGATACCTTCGAACGCATTCGCAAGATCGTCAACGAAAAATCATGGCTTCACCTTCAAGACTACCGCATGCTCAATGGCTGGTATGTTTATGGCGGACGAAGAACTTGGGACACTGAAACCTTCCCCGGCGAGTTCCAGAAGATCCGCAAGATGGTTGACGTTCGCGATCGGTACCTTTGGGATTTGGCCACCGGTAACCCTGTTCCCGATGAACCAGATGACTCGGGAACTGGTGAGGTGTTTATTCCAGAAACAATGTTTGGGTCTCGCGATGATTCTTTCCGGGAAATGAGAGAACCCAAGACGTTGGAGTATCCAACGCCCGAAGCATCGATCTCGCAAATGACCATTCCCGAGGGTTTTGAGGTCAAACTCTTTGCTTCGGAACGAGAGTTTCCGGAACTCGCAAATCCAACTCAAACTGAGTTCGATAGTCGCGGACGGCTTTGGGTTTCGTGCATGGTCAACTATCCCCAGTGGTTGCCCGGCAAAGTGAAGCCAGATGATCGGTTGCTTATTTTCGAAGACACCGACAACGATGGAAAAGCCGATGTCTGCAAAACGTTCTACGACAAACTGATTTGTCCGACTGGGTTTGAGTTCTACAAGGATGGCGTGTTGGTTATCGACGAACCACGAATTTTGTTCTTGCGAGATACCGACGGCGATGACGTTGCCGACGAAGTCACTCATCTTCTCGATGGCATTGGCACGGATGACACCCACCACGCGATGGGAGCATGGGAATACTCGCCGGGTGGGCGATTGCACATGCTCGAAGGCATTGCGATGTCAACGACATTGGAAACGCCGTGGGGCCCAAAACGTCAAAACGGAGCTTCGGGAGCCTACGTTTGGGATTTGGAAAGCCAACGAATCAGCCACTTCCGCACGCCTGGGCAATACAACCCATGGTGCCTTGTGTTCGATAAAGACGGTAACGGGATCATTGGTGATGGAACCAATGCCCAACAACACTGGACGAATATTCTTTCTAGCGGCGAAGTTGATACCCGCAGTAGCGTCGACGCGATCTTCAACAACGAAGGCATTCGACCGGCCGCGGGTAATGAAATTCTTAGAACAAGGCAATTCCCTGATGACTATCACAATCAATTAATCTACGCCTGCGTCATCAACCTGCACGGGATGCCCGCGTTCGAGATTGGTGACGACGCCGATACGTGTGGGCTCACCGGCAAACGAGTTGACAACTTTCTCGAGTCCACCGACATGTTCTTCCGACCGGTTGACCCCAAAATTGGCCCCGACGGTGCGTTGTGGTTTGGTGATTGGTGCAACGCGTTGATTGGACACATGCAATATTCGCAGCGAGACCCCAATCGCGATCATCAACACGGCCGCATCTATCGAATGTTCTACAAGGACAAGCCTTTGTTGCCCGTCGTTACCCAGGCTTATCGTTCGATCGAAGAAGTCATCGAGCAACTCACGGCGTTCGAAACACGAACTCGCTATCGAGCTCGGCGTGAACTGCTGGGTCGGGATCGCGACGAAGTCCTTGCTGCGATCGACGCTTGGACGAAATCGAGTCAAGATCCCGATGCACTGCGTGAGGCTCTTTGGGTGCAAGAAATGATGCATGCGGTGGATCGCGACTTGGTCGAGCGATTGCTTGCCGAGAAGGATTTCCGCTATCGCGCCGCCGCGATTCATGTGATCGGCAATGAATGGCGATATCTGCAAAACCCTAACGAATTACTTTGGAAGGGAGCACAAGACGAGCACCCACGCGTTCGCTTAGAAACCGTACGTGCCGCGAGTTTGCAACCGACCGAAGAGGCTGTCCAAATTGCCGTTTCGGTTGCGGCCGAGTCGCGTGACAAATGGATTGACTACGTCCTTGAGCACGCATTGCAGGCGTTGGGTCCGATTTGGGAAAAGGCGGACGACGAGAGATTGATGGCGTCGCTATCGCCAGCGGCCAAGACGTTCTTAAACGACTACAAGATTGCTCGCGGCCCTGGAGCCGATGTTCACAAACCTCTAAAAGTTCTGGTGAACGTTGACGCCAAGGCAAACGACAAGCAAAAAGCACTTTTGGAAGTTGTTGCCGCGGCGAAGGGTGACCGTGATGTCGGTAAGACAGTGTTTACTCGCGTTTGTGCGGCGTGTCACCAACACGGTGAGCTGGGCAAGAAGTTCGGTCCGCAACTGAGCGGACTTGGTGATCGAATGAGCAAAGAGGAAATCATTCGTTCGATCGTTTGGCCCAACGAGAGTATCGCCAAGGGATACGAGACCATCATGGTTCTGGATTTCGACGGTGTCGCGACCAACGGTTTCATTTTGTCCGAAGATGATGACCAAATCACACTGGGAATTGCGGATGGAAAACAGAAAACGATCCTGAAGGATGACATCGAAATCCGTAAGGACATGAACGCTAGCAGCATGCCCGAAGGCTTGACAGAAACAATCGCTCCCAAAGAGTTTTTGGACCTGTTAGCGTTTCTGATGGGCGACTGGATCGCCACAAATCCGAACCTCGACTACAACCTTCAAAGTAACAATGGCCTCAAAGAAGTATCGCGTCAGACTCACGTCAAGCTTGGTCCGGGTTTTCCAGCGGGGTTGAACGAAGAGGCTACACACCTTCTAAGTCACGAAGGAGTTCGGAACTACAGTTTCGCTGTTCATTCGCCCAATAAGCCCACAGACCAAAACTTCGTCGTGATTCGGTTTAATGAACCGACCAAGGTGGGACACGTGAAGATCTTTAATCGCCGGGATGCCGTTTTTCACGACCGAGCGAAAGGCATCGCAATGTGGACAAGCAACGATGGTGTAGAGTGGACCCAAGTCTGGCATAGCGACGAAGCTTATCCCGACTGGTCATTCGGGCTCTCGATGGATCAGCCGATCAAGTATGCAAAGATTGGACTAACCAAGCCCGGCATTTTCCATATCGACCGAGTCACGTTCTACGGCGAAATCGTGCCTGAGCAAGAGTGA